Part of the Vigna unguiculata cultivar IT97K-499-35 chromosome 3, ASM411807v1, whole genome shotgun sequence genome, aacaaaataaaatatatagttttttcttttaatgtaaACATATTTGTATGATATATCATTataagaaaactcttaaataatgattatttttaatgaacaaaaataactttagaaaataattttttaattagaaattaatttaaagattaattttttggtAGCAAAAATTTTGGTAactaatttgattaatttataatagaaactattttaattatcaataatttttaatttgtaaattaatatattaattagtcataatagttatagattatttttttaactaaaataatcattattcaaagattttctttggtgtttgaatataatttttttaattagttatcaTATAagataaaacttttgaatatattttaaaggtgGGAAGGAGTTTAGTGCGATCCATAAATGAAAGGAAACGGACATAATTTAATCGAATTTCGACAAGTTTGACAAGAATCAAAACTTCATTGCTTTTATTAATGAATGAAACTTCAATATACTTAATATCTTGGTTTACACGTCCCAATGTTGTGCAATTTGTATTAATGAATTGATATTTAATAtctttctttaataatttaataacgtAATTTAATTTACATCTTTTGTCACATCcgctaataaaatattaaacaaaataattaacatctaataattttatttcaaaatttattaaaatggtCCATGCATTGCACGGGTACAGGGAGTAGTTAGAAACAAGGGTACTGGTACCTTGACACCGGTTATAATATAACGTCTATTTGACactcaatatgtataaaaaaccaatttgtttaataaaatgtGGGTCTCACTTATTTGGATGGAATAAGGTTAAAGATGTAAATGGTGCAAATTTTGAATTTCGtgctttcattttttaaagagAATTGAATGTTGTGTTTTTGTAATTAGTGTATCTTTTATAATAGcattatattgaatttatttgttattttaaaaaaaataattaattaaagtaacgtttataatttctttctcttttctggTCAATAATTTCAAGTCTTGAATTAGTATGTATTTTGGTATCATATGCcgataaaaatctaaaataataaagtattgagcaataaaaattgaaactagAATCCATGCACATgaatatttagtttttcaacAAAACTTTTAAAAGGATGTTCCTTAGACACTATTTATTTGTGAATGATAAACTTTCCGTCGAGTACCGATATTGATCCTTTGTTGTTGTCGTTCAAACATTAAAAGGAACTGAATGTTTAATGCTTTGTTGAAAAAGAAGGGAAAGTGCAATGAAAAATGTAGACAAAGCTTCTCTGATAAAAATTAATGATGAGGGTTActtcatttcttcttttataagGAAACATTAAAGGAAAGATAACATTGCTGATATActtgataaaatatttcaataatacCCTTAATCTTTTTCGATAATACCCTTAATCTTTTATGAGAAGAAAGACtctttatcaaataaaatattatttcaaacttCAACTGAGCAGCGTCAAGAGGGAGGTAAATAAGATGGTAGTGTCAAACTACCATTTTCCTATAAACAATTTGTGCTTCACTTCTTTCACCTTCCTTGTGGTTGGTTCACTTGTGGAAAGTTTCTCcttacaaataaaaaactttctTCATGACGCAAAAACCATGTGGTGTTGCAGAAAGCTTCAATGTATCCGGCTATCATCCAtgatattattgaaaatatgtgGGACCCTCcaccatttcatgtttattCTACACAACCAACCATCCATATCTCGTCAGCTCCTATTCCACCTGCACCTTCTTCACTGCTATATATTATTGCTCTTTTATTTCCATTGCCTTTTCATGCTCAGAGAAAGTGAAACAGTGGAACACAATCCTTAACATTAAACTCCGGAACTATATAAATTAGAGGCTCCGCTCTTTCTCATGTCAGCAACAAACCATCCACATAAATGAAGCATTTAAGCTCATATTTTACCTTCGCTACTGCCAttgctattttattttcatttgaacCTCTTTCTTTTGATACTCATGAAAAGTTTGTTCAATGTCTTTACAATTATCCCCATATCACCAACTCAATCTCCGATGCTGTTTACACCCAAACAAACTCTTCATACTTCACTGTCTTAGATGCTATCATTCAAAATCGTAGGTTCTCCAACCCAAACTCCAAACCCCAAGTCATTGTCACGCCACTCGACGTTTCCCACATTCGAGCCACCGTAATGTGCTCCCAACGCCATGGCCTGCAGATTCGAACCCGAAGTGGAGGCCATGATTACGAGGGTCTCTCCTACGTTGCCGAGGTCCCCTTTGTCATCGTTGACCTCTTAAACCTTCGACAAATCACGGTTGAAATAGAAAGCCGAACTGCATGGGTTCAAGCTGGGGCAACTCTCGGTGAACTTTACTACACGATTAGTCAGAAAAGCAAAACACTTGGGTTCCCAGGTGGTGTGTGTTCCACTGTGGGCACTGGTGGCCACATCAGTGGAGGTGGCTATGGATTCTTGATGCGTAAGTATGGTCTTGCCGCAGATAATGTCATTGATGCTCACATAATAGACGTGAATGGTAATCTTCTTGACAGAGAAGCCATGGGTGAGGATCTGTTTTGGGCCATTAGGGGAGGTGGGGGAGCAAGCTTCGGAGTCATCGTGGCGTGGAAGATAAAACTAGTTCCAGTTCCATCAACTGTGACAGTGTTCAATGTTGCAAGGACATTGGAAGAGAATGCAACCGAGATCATTCAGAAGTGGCAGCTTGTGGCGAATAAAATGGACGAGCGCATATTCATTAGGGTGGACGTGAGAAAGGTAAATTCAGGTGAACATGGAAAGCAAACAATAGAAGCGAATTTTGTGTCCATGTTTCAAGGAGGTGTAGAAGAACTTATTCCATTGATGCAAAAGAGCTTACCAGAGTTGGGTTTGGACAGAAAGGACTGTACTGAGACGAGTTGGATCGGCTCCGCTGTCTTCACGAATGGTGTGTTGAGTGGATCTAGTGGCCATGAAGCCCCTGAAGTTTTGCTGAACAgaactcaaatttatttaatgaaatacaAAGGAAAATCTGATTATGTGAGGAAACCCATTCCCGTTGCTGGATTACGAGGGTTATGGCGCTTGCTTTATGACGATGAGATTGAAATAGCTCAGGTTGAATTCGCCCCTTATGGAGGCAGAATGGATGAGATTTCGGAATCTGAAATTCCATTCGCACACAGATCTGGATACATATTTCATATTCACTATGCGGTCGATTGGAGAGAGGAAGGGGACGAGGCTGCACAAAGGCATATGAATTGGATAAGAAGAGTGTATAAATATATGGAACCTTATGTTTCAAAGTCTCCAAGAGCTGCATATGTGAATTACAGAGATCTTGACATTGGGGTGAATAACAATGGCTACACCAGCTACGACCAAGCCAGCATTTGGGGTCTCAAGTATTTCAGAAACAATTTCAAGAGATTGGCTATGGTAAAGACCAAGGTAGATCCTCACAATTTTTTCAGAAACGAACAAAGCATTCCTACGCTATTCGaagaaggaaaataaattaactcTTAAAcatctaatattaaaaaaaattaaatgttactaaaaaaattttaaatagtaataaattttagaaaaaaataattgtgcttaatttttaaactaaagattattagtatttaaaataatctaaattatgaataaaaattataattaatgatcAACTTATATactaattctttttataatcagttaatattaataataaatttagagaccaattcaatactcaattataattttgtattcataatagaaattattttagaagGTCATAAATTGATAtcaaaattagtcactataataactaattattttctgTCTTTAAAATTGGttgatatttacattttttttttatagttatgtTTTTAAAGGAATTCAAATGTTtataattacacaaaaaaattgaaaattttgatattctAAATTTTTGTCTCGTGTAAAATTTAagagattaattataattttttattcataatagtagtaactattttagtaattaatattttttattttataaattggtatcttaATCGATCACTATAATCGCTAacaatttcttattattaaaattaattattattaagacatttttttatcatatatttttgcATACAATAAGTCGATATGACTataatttgtttcatttaaattcaaaaaataataaagttgaaAACATCTTCTACCTACATAAGGTGTTTATGGAATGTTTTATACGTTTGACTATAGAATAACTAATCTTAGCATATATGTATTGCTTATAAATAGTATTCCCGTTTGTCAAATTTGAATAACAACACAAACGATTATGAGAAAGACATGCTAACAAGAAAGACGATTCTCTAAAATGAGTATTGTAATGAAAATGGaccaattatattataaaaactcaATGATCAACACATGGCCTGCATTATTGAAGAAGATTATATAAGTTATTTTGCGTGCTCAACTTCTCCACCATATATTTAAGCATAGGTTAGCTAACGTAGAGTTCAAGcgtttattaaataaagattaaaatataaatttaatccatatttttgttcagtttttttttttttcaattaggttttgatttttgttaattttatttaattaaattcttttgaGATAACATCGTTTAAATTCTTAACAATACAATGTACAATTTACATTTTCGTGTTACGTAGAAGGTTTTTATCTTACGTGatccactttttatttttaaatcaaaaggaaattatttttaaatcagaaaacaacactacaaaaattttatatattagttacGAAATATTTCGTAGCTGATCCGTAGCAAATCCATAGCTAAAACGTTTTGTGACAGATTACCTATTAAATTGTTAGGGAATTTTTCGTAGCTAAATACAGGTAGCTAATTAGAGAGGGATATAATCCGTAGCTAATTCATAGTTAATCCCTCTCTATTCCCTCTCTAATTGAAgcaaaaaagttttaaaatttctagctaatccgtagctaatttgTCACAATTCTGTTgtcgctaatccgtagctaatctgtCGCAATTTTGTTCTCGCTAAATCGTAGCTAATCTGTCGCAATTTTGTTCTCGCTAAATCGTAGCTAATCTGTCGCAATTTTGTTCTCGCTAATATGTCGCAATTTTATTCTCGCTAATTCGTAGCTAATTTGTGGCCTATCTCTTctcgctaatccgtagctaatctgtCGCAATTTCTTTCTTGCTAATTTGTAGCTAATCTGTCGCAATTCTTTTctcgctaatccgtagctaatttgTCACAATTTTATTCTCTCTGTTATTTAGTTAATTTGTCGCAATTCTTCTATCACTAATCTGTATCACAATTGATTCGctaatttatttcaattctattaatcatattcaaatattatttgttatttgcaaTTACTTCACTGTTATTCACTCTCTATTATGAGTTATGTCCATGAACCTATGtccataataaaaaaagaagacaaagaaaataaatgattcACAAAAAATGTCTAAATACCTCCAATATTTTCAatacatgtttaaaaaggaTAGATAATCAATCCTACAATGATCAAAGTATATCCATCAAACAatacaaaacaacataaaagttTCCACCAATGTATAATAGTTTTAGGACACAAAAGCATCAAAgggtataaaaaaaaaagtaatgcaTCAACACAATTAAAACACAAAGTTTTGGATTCTTTGAGACATGTCTTCATTCTTGTTTCTTTAAAGCAGACAATAAAGATTGCATTTGCTAttgcatctgttgttgcataATTGCTTGCATTTCTGCTTGTGCTTTCATTTGTGCTTGCATTAATGTTTCTATGAAGGTATTAATCCTACAAAAGAAATAACGTTTCCtgaaacacaaacacaaatgTTTAATATGTTTATGAAACAAACCAGATTCACTACACTCTAGAATgccgataaaaaaaaacaatactcAAGAACATGACTAAATAGTGAGCACTTTTTACCTGATTAAGCATCCACTTCAATCCAATTGCAGTTGAGCCCTAATTTTTGGAAGAAACATTTACTCTTCCTTCTCTAATAGAAAAAATATCCTTATTCAAGCTTATATTTATACCACTCTAGAAATGACTTTGTAATTTCCTTTCTTGTGTGAGTTCAAACTTTTGGCACCTAACATGTAGTTTGTGAAGCACCTATGAAAAGGCTTCATAAACATTATGCAATCCAATTCGTTTTTAttgttacaaatatttttctttctcctacGATCAGACATttaaaacaagtaaaaatatCAAACTCTAGATAGTTACATTAACAATCAGAAGCTCTTGACAAGTTGGCTTAAATTTTCAACCTTAAGTAGAACATAAAGAACAAATGCACTTAAAGAGCAGGTGCACCACACTAGAGAGATAAATAATGATAAGTAACAGTCAAAATTATTACACATCAATACCAGTACATCAATTTGATTACTAAAGTTAAAGTgaagataaagatgaaaatcACACCTTTCCTTGAAATAATGATCCATCATATAAACTTTATAAACAAAGATCGTATACTTTGTATTTACCCTTCACATTAAGGTTTCAAAAGAATAAAGTTGTgataagataataaattatcaacaCTCATTGCACAAAGATACTTGGAGAAATTAGTTATCGTAGCAAATCATGTAATGCACAAGAAAAATGAGTAAGAGTAATTGCTCAAATTTGTGGAGGAACTTGGAGCATGGCATAATCTTTAGAACTTTAGGTACTCAACGTATCTATTTACAAGCAGTAGAAGGGTTCAAGAGCActagtaattataattaaaagttgAATGGTTATTTGGGATACTATTGATTGGTGTTTTACATGGTATCATTAACCCAAGTGATATAgtagtattattttatactcTGGGCTTTTTTTTCTCTCCCCATTATCagtttcttaattgttcaaagcaACTCAGCTAAAAAAGTTATCCaatgattaataaaaattaaataatggggtggcatataattattttg contains:
- the LOC114176388 gene encoding tetrahydrocannabinolic acid synthase-like, translating into MKHLSSYFTFATAIAILFSFEPLSFDTHEKFVQCLYNYPHITNSISDAVYTQTNSSYFTVLDAIIQNRRFSNPNSKPQVIVTPLDVSHIRATVMCSQRHGLQIRTRSGGHDYEGLSYVAEVPFVIVDLLNLRQITVEIESRTAWVQAGATLGELYYTISQKSKTLGFPGGVCSTVGTGGHISGGGYGFLMRKYGLAADNVIDAHIIDVNGNLLDREAMGEDLFWAIRGGGGASFGVIVAWKIKLVPVPSTVTVFNVARTLEENATEIIQKWQLVANKMDERIFIRVDVRKVNSGEHGKQTIEANFVSMFQGGVEELIPLMQKSLPELGLDRKDCTETSWIGSAVFTNGVLSGSSGHEAPEVLLNRTQIYLMKYKGKSDYVRKPIPVAGLRGLWRLLYDDEIEIAQVEFAPYGGRMDEISESEIPFAHRSGYIFHIHYAVDWREEGDEAAQRHMNWIRRVYKYMEPYVSKSPRAAYVNYRDLDIGVNNNGYTSYDQASIWGLKYFRNNFKRLAMVKTKVDPHNFFRNEQSIPTLFEEGK